The Xylanibacillus composti DNA window GAACAAGTTGAATAGGCATCTCCATGTTCAGCAATTCCGCTGCCTTCGTTCCTGGATACACATGTCCAGTCCAAATGATCGCACCTGCAGCATGGCGCTTAAAGGCTTGGACGCAAGCTTCCGTCGCAGGCTTCTGCAGCATCGGATCGGTCAACAAGTAGATGGCAGGCTCTTCCGAGGCGAGCGATTGCTGCAGGGACTCTCTGTCCAATACCCGCATCCTCGCCTTCCAAGAGGCTTCGAGCTGTGCGTAGCTCTCTGCATGGAACCAAGATGTGTCCATGATCAGATCGGCAAAAGCCGCTGCAAGCTTTTCGTCACAGTAGAAGGGAAGCCAATCTGATTCGAAGGCTTCCATCAACAGATGTGCCAATTCATGTCCTCTGCCATGCATCGGGACCGGCAGCCAAACCTTGCCTCCTTGTGCGATTGTCTGCCTGCACATCTCAATGATCTGTGCAGCGCAGGTCTCTTGCATCTTCTCATCGTCGCTGTACGCGGCATCGATTATGGCCAGATCAATAGGCGGCAATCCGTGCAATACAGGCAGGGTAGCTGACAGCAGTCGCGATTCTCCGCCATAATCTCCTGAGTAAAAGAGAAGATGCTCCCCCAGTTGAATGAGCAGCCAGACAGCGCCTGCCAAGTGCCCGCTTGCCCCATATACAACCTTCAGTTCGGGTTGGATTTGAATCCAATCCCCCGGTCCTCCTGCCTTCTCCAGCAACCGCTTGTTGATCTTCTTCGCCTGCCGGTCATAGGTGTCTCTGTCTGCCAGTTCGCCCTCCGTTTGCTGTGCAGCATATTGTCCCCAACTGGATAGAAAGTCCGCAAGCTGGCGGCTGGTCGGTCTGGTCATCCATACTTCTCCTGCATACCCATGTTTATATAGCAAGGGCAGTCCGGCACAATGATCCTCATGGGCGTGAGACAGAAACACGGCGTTCAGTTTACGCACCTTCTCAGGATTCAGCTTCGGGTACATCTCCCTTGCCTGCTTCTTGCCTCCGCAGTCAAGCAGAATAGCTTGATCCCCCGATTCAATATAATAGCAGGATCGGCCATGCTCCCCCGCTCCGCCCCACACTTCAATTCGCAGCATCGCTACTCCTTTCTGCCTGCTCCCAGATGATTCATGATGGCGAGCACTACTGTCGTGATGCCGACGGAAATGACCGCCATCGCCATGCCCATCGCTACCTCCCCTTGCTCAAACTGAGCAAAGATGTATGTTGCGGATACCCGCATCGAAGGCGGCAAAATTAGCAAGGACGCCACCAGCTCGCGGATCGATATCGTGAAGGTCATCATCCATCCTGCCAGCATGCCGGGTATGAGCAGCGGCAGGATGATTCGTCGAAAGATGTACCAGGGCGTACCATTAAATACGCGCCCTGCCATGGTCAGGGAGCCGTCAATCTGCCTGAAGCCCGATTTGACATATTGCACCGTGTACGGCAAGAACAGCACCACGTAGGTCAGCACCACCATTCCGTACGTATTGTAAAGCGGAATGGGCATCCACGGCGCGTTCCAGAACAAGATCAATCCGACTACCGTTACAATGCCTGGAACCGTATTCGGCAGCAAGCTGAACACATCCGTTGCCCGTTCAGTGAAACGGCTGGCTTTCTTGATCTGGAGCGAAAGGAATGTGCC harbors:
- a CDS encoding MBL fold metallo-hydrolase, giving the protein MLRIEVWGGAGEHGRSCYYIESGDQAILLDCGGKKQAREMYPKLNPEKVRKLNAVFLSHAHEDHCAGLPLLYKHGYAGEVWMTRPTSRQLADFLSSWGQYAAQQTEGELADRDTYDRQAKKINKRLLEKAGGPGDWIQIQPELKVVYGASGHLAGAVWLLIQLGEHLLFYSGDYGGESRLLSATLPVLHGLPPIDLAIIDAAYSDDEKMQETCAAQIIEMCRQTIAQGGKVWLPVPMHGRGHELAHLLMEAFESDWLPFYCDEKLAAAFADLIMDTSWFHAESYAQLEASWKARMRVLDRESLQQSLASEEPAIYLLTDPMLQKPATEACVQAFKRHAAGAIIWTGHVYPGTKAAELLNMEMPIQLVQCRFKVHQGMPDVKRMLDHLKPKRSLLVHADHASIGRLQRKLEAEGWRQLYSLHQGDSLEIE